A section of the Melopsittacus undulatus isolate bMelUnd1 chromosome 3, bMelUnd1.mat.Z, whole genome shotgun sequence genome encodes:
- the PTPN14 gene encoding tyrosine-protein phosphatase non-receptor type 14, translated as MPFGLKLRRTRRYNVLSKNCFVTRIRLLDSNVIECTLSVESTGQECLEAVAQRLELRETHYFGLWFLSKSQQVRWVELEKPLKKQLDKFANEPLLFFGVMFYVPSVSRLQQEVTRYQYYLQVKKDVLDGRLLSSLEQGIRLAGLAVQADFGDYDQFESHDFLREYVLFPMDWTQDEAVLEELTQKVAQEHRTHSGITAAEAELMYISEVERLDGFGQEIFPVKDNHGNDIHLGIFFMGIFIKNRIGRTTVIYRWNDIGNIAHNKSSIVLELINKEENVLFHTDDLENAKYISRLFAARHKFYKQNKICTEQSSSPPPIRRRPTWSRSSLPRQHPFILPPMHVQCGEHYTETHNSQDSIFHGNEETFYCRSQTSLDRCPMDFSYLNGNRPNGSVCSAHSMNSLNRSQNFIQASPMSSNLSIPGSDIMRADYIPSHRHSAIIVPSYRPTPDYETVMRQMKRGVIQMDSQSQSLRNLNIGNTHAYNQPEDLVYSQPEIRERHPYTITYGPQSSGYNKPVAPSDQMNPNNAAQNKTAASAISHTVSTPELANMQLQSSQSYNTAHMLKNYLFRPPPPYPRPRPATSTPDLASHRHKYVSGSSPDLVTRKVQLSVKTFQEDSSPVVRQSLQEVSEPLLAVKHHAAVNKRHSLEVISNMVRGIEAMALKTLNAPLPRRNTLREQVQPEESVQMGHEVQQVPHYHHKKTFSDATMLIHSSESEEEEEASESVSQITALHKNMEYSAQLQAALARIPNKPPPEYPGPRKSVSNGALRQDPVSISVAVARAKAMRPGPSKAMSVSRTDQMAINGSSLGPSISEPDLTSVKERVKKEPVKERPVSEMFSIEDSIIEREIMMRNLEKQKMAGLEAQKRPLMLAALNGLSVARVPVPEDSQDEVTKVPMDERCKILKRKLEEGMVFTEYEQIPKKKADGIFTTAALPENTERNRIREVVPYEENRVELVPTKENNTGYINASHIKVTVGGEEWHYIATQGPLPHTCHDFWQMVWEQGVNVIAMVTAEEEGGRSKSHRYWPKLGSKHSSATYGKFKVTTKFRTDSGCYATTGLKVKHLLSGQERTVWHLQYTDWPDHGCPEEVQGFLSYLEEIQSVRRHTNSVLDSSNPCNPPIVVHCSAGVGRTGVVILTELMVGCLEHNEKVDVPMMLRHLREQRMFMIQTIAQYKFVYQVLIQFLQNSRLI; from the exons ATACCAGTATTACCTACAGGTGAAAAAGGATGTTCTCGACGGTCGGTTGCTTTCTTCATTGGAGCAGGGAATTCGACTAGCTGGTTTGGCAGTGCAAG cgGATTTTGGAGACTATGATCAGTTTGAATCTCATGACTTCCTCCGGGAATATGTCTTGTTTCCTATG GATTGGACCCAGGATGAAGCTGTCTTGGAGGAACTGACTCAAAAGGTTGCTCAGGAGCACCGAACTCACAG TGGCAttacagcagcagaggctgagctTATGTACATCAGTGAAGTGGAACGCCTTGATGGGTTTGGACAGGAAATTTTCCCTGTGAAG GATAATCATGGAAATGACATCCACCTGGGTATTTTCTTCATGGGAATCTTCATAAAAAACAGAATTGGAAGGACAACTGTGATCTATAG GTGGAATGACATTGGGAATATAGCACATAACAAGTCTTCCATTGTTCTAGAGCTGATCAACAAAGAAGAGAATGTGCTCTTTCACACA GATGATCTTGAAAATGCCAAATATATTTCACGGCTGTTTGCAGCAAGACACAAGTTTtataaacagaacaaaatctgCACAGA ACAATCAAGCTCTCCTCCCCCTATCCGACGACGGCCCACTTGGAGTAGATCATCCTTG cCAAGACAACATCCATTTATACTGCCTCCCATGCATGTCCAGTGTGGAGAACACTACACTGAAACACATAATTCACAAG ATAGCATTTTCCATGGAAATGAAGAAACTTTCTACTGTAGGTCTCAGACCAGTTTGGACAGGTGTCCAATGGACTTCAGCTACTTGAATGGTAATAGACCTAATGGGAGCGTATGCAGTGCCCACAGCATGAACTCTCTCAATCGCTCACAGAACTTCATCCAGGCATCTCCAATGTCCTCCAATCTGAGCATCCCTGGAAGTGACATCATGAGAGCAGATTACATCCCCAGCCACAGACACAGTGCAATCATAGTACCATCTTACCGGCCAACTCCAGACTATGAAACCGTCATGAGGCAAATGAAAAGAGGGGTGATCCAGATGGATAGCCAGAGTCAGTCTTTGAGGAACCTCAATATTGGAAACACACATGCTTATAACCAGCCAGAAGACCTAGTTTACAGTCAGCCTGAGATTCGAGAGAGGCATCCTTACACAATTACCTATGGACCCCAGAGCAGTGGCTATAACAAGCCTGTCGCCCCCTCCGACCAAATGAACCCTAATAATGCTGCTCAGAATAAGACAGCAGCCAGTGCCATATCCCACACCGTCAGCACACCCGAGCTGGCTaacatgcagctgcagagcagccagagCTACAACACCGCTCACATGTTAAAGAACTATCTCTTCAGACCCCCACCTCCATACCCACGTCCACGTCCTGCCACGAGCACACCAGACCTGGCGAGTCACCGGCACAAGTATGTCAGTGGGAGCAGTCCTGACCTGGTCACTCGCAAGGTCCAGCTCTCGGTTAAAACCTTCCAAGAGGACAGTTCGCCTGTTGTCCGTCAGTCGCTGCAGGAGGTCAGTGAGCCCCTCCTGGCTGTGAAGCACCACGCAGCGGTGAACAAGCGCCACAGCTTGGAGGTCATCAGTAACATGGTACGTGGGATAGAAGCCATGGCACTGAAGACTTTAAACGCTCCTCTGCCACGCAGGAACACCCTGCGGGAGCAAGTGCAGCCGGAAGAGTCGGTTCAGATGGGGCATGAAGTCCAGCAAGTTCCTCATTATCATCACAAAAAGACGTTCTCTGATGCCACCATGCTGATACACAGCAGTGAGAGcgaagaggaagaagaagccTCAGAATCTGTGTCGCAGATTACAGCCCTCCATAAGAACATGGAGTACAGTGCTCAGCTGCAAGCTGCCTTGGCTAGAATACCAAATAAACCTCCTCCAGAGTATCCTGGGCCTCGGAAGAGTGTCAGCAATGGGGCCCTGAGGCAGGACCCTGTTAGCATTTCTGTGGCTGTAGCCAGGGCCAAGGCCATGAGGCCAGGGCCTTCCAAAGCCATGAGTGTGTCTCGAACTGATCAAATGGCAATAAACGGGTCCTCGCTGGGGCCCTCTATCTCAGAGCCTGACCTCACAAGTGTGAAGGAGCGGGTCAAGAAAGAACCTGTCAAGGAAAGACCTGTGtctgaaatgttttctattgAGGACAGCATTATAGAAAGAGAAATCATGATGAGG AATctagaaaagcagaagatgGCAGGCCTGGAGGCCCAGAAGAGGCCCTTGATGTTGGCAGCACTGAATGGACTCTCAGTTGCTAGGGTTCCAGTGCCGGAGGACAGCCAGGATGAAGTCACCAAGGTGCCAATGGATGAGAGG TGCAAAATCCTGAAGAGGAAGTTGGAAGAGGGGATGGTGTTTACAGAATATGAGCAGATtccaaagaaaaaggcagatggGATCTTCACCACTGCTGCCTTGCCTGAAAACACTGAGCGCAACCGCATCAGGGAGGTCGTTCCTTATGAGGAGAACAGAGTAGAGCTGGTGCCgaccaaagaaaacaacacaggcTACATCAATGCTTCACACATAAAG GTTACTGTAGGTGGAGAGGAATGGCACTACATTGCTACCCAAGGGCCTCTGCCACACACATGCCATGACTTCTGGCAGATGGTGTGGGAACAGGGGGTGAATGTTATAGCCATGGTCACAGCTGAGGAG gagggaggaagaagtaAGAGTCATCGTTACTGGCCCAAACTGGGCTCTAAGCACAGCTCAGCCACTTACGGGAAGTTCAAGGTGACAACCAAGTTCCGCACAGATTCTGGCTGCTATGCGACTACTGGTCTGAAAGTCAAGCATCTTCTCTCTGGGCAAGAGAGGACAGTGTGGCATTTGCAGTACACTGACTGGCCAGACCATGGTTGTCCAGAAGAAGTCCAGGGCTTTTTAT cttACCTGGAGGAGATCCAGTCGGTGCGCCGCCACACCAACAGTGTGCTGGACAGCAGCAACCCCTGCAACCCGCCCATCGTGGTGCACTGCAGCGCTGGGGTGGGCAGGACTGGTGTGGTCATCCTGACCGAGCTGATGGTCGGCTGCTTGGAGCACAATGAG aaggTGGATGTTCCCATGATGCTGAGACACCTGCGGGAGCAGAGGATGTTCATGATCCAGACCATAGCCCAGTACAAGTTTGTCTACCAAGTGCTCATCCAGTTCCTGCAGAACTCCAGACTTATTTAA